The genomic segment AACCTCATCATCCCCAAAAATGACCGCATATCACTTGGCAACTCTCGTTTAGTTAAAATCTTGATCAAGAATCCAAAATCATAAGCGCCATGAAAAGTAATCCAAGTTATTGAAGAATTATTGGAAACAAGTCCAGAACTCAAAATCAGCCTTCCAAAATCTGAGGAATCAATACCCTTCTCTCTGTTCTTCTTCAAATCAATACCTTGGCGTTCAAGTAAGCCAATAGACTCTTCATTGTGATGATCGTGCTTGATATTGAAATCCCGGAAATTAAACTGCCACGCATAGTGGAATTCTGTTCCGAAACTTGGAAGATTTCCATGTGAATCAGAAAGAGCCATCCcaagttgaattattttcaaGAGATCAACATTCCACTTCATGAGACAGTAGTTTTCATAGGGAGTGGCATGAGACAGCCAACTCTTGTCACGATTTAATTGAAAGATAGTACCAGGGAATTCTGTGTCCAAA from the Populus nigra chromosome 1, ddPopNigr1.1, whole genome shotgun sequence genome contains:
- the LOC133682470 gene encoding probable CCR4-associated factor 1 homolog 11, with protein sequence MKSSKPVHLREVWADNLVYEFFLIKEAISRFPLVALDTEFPGTIFQLNRDKSWLSHATPYENYCLMKWNVDLLKIIQLGMALSDSHGNLPSFGTEFHYAWQFNFRDFNIKHDHHNEESIGLLERQGIDLKKNREKGIDSSDFGRLILSSGLVSNNSSITWITFHGAYDFGFLIKILTKRELPSDMRSFLGMMRFFFGIRVYDTKFMMGCISGLHGGLERVAMLLGVERITGSRHQAGSDSLSSLQTFVRFKESCAKIDLEKLNGYEGMMFGLCEGWLGFTYAPDTFMGTLV